From the genome of Pelodiscus sinensis isolate JC-2024 chromosome 12, ASM4963464v1, whole genome shotgun sequence, one region includes:
- the RNF166 gene encoding E3 ubiquitin-protein ligase RNF166 isoform X2 yields the protein MRGAPPPAHTSIAMAAAMFRSLLVSAAQQRPPAPAGTPREQPPGGPGPDTLEAQFSCPICLEVYHRAVCVAGCGHTFCGECLQPCLQVPSPLCPLCRMPFDPKKVEKASNVEKQLSSYKAPCRGCSKKVTLAKMRSHVSSCAKVQEQMANCPKFVPVVPTSQPIPSNIPNRSTFVCPYCGARNLDQQELVKHCMENHRNDPNKVVCPVCSAMPWGDPSYKSANFLQHLLHRHKFSYDTFVDYNIDEEAALQAALALSLSEN from the exons ATgcgcggagcccccccccccgcacacacatccATTGCCATGGCGGCCGCGATGTTCCGGAGCCTGCTGGTCTCCGCGGCCCAGCAGCGGCCTCCGGCCCCGGCCGGGACCCCCCGCGAGCAGCCGCCCGGCGGGCCCGGCCCGGACACGCTGGAGGCGCAGTTCAGCTGCCCCATCTGCCTGGAGGTGTATCACCGGGCGGTGTGCGTCGCGGGCTGCGGCCACAC ATTTTGCGGGGAGTGTTTGCAGCCATGTCTCCAAGTGCCGTCTCCTCTGTGCCCGCTCTGCCGCATGCCCTTTGACCCCAAAAAGGTGGAGAAGGCTTCCAACGTGGAAAAGCAGTTGTCCTCCTACAAGGCTCCGTGCAGAGGATGCAGTAAGAAG GTGACCCTAGCGAAGATGAGATCCCATGTTTCCTCCTGCGCGAAGGTTCAAGAACAGATGGCCAACTGCCCAAAGTTTGTTCCGGTGGTCCCAACTTCGCAGCCAATTCCCAG CAATATTCCAAACCGTTCCACTTTTGTCTGCCCGTATTGTGGAGCCCGGAACCTGGACCAGCAGGAGCTGGTGAAGCACTGCATGGAAAACCACCGCAACGACCCCAACAAAGTG GTGTGCCCAGTCTGCTCGGCGATGCCCTGGGGGGACCCCAGCTACAAGAGCGCCAACTTCCTGCAGCATCTTCTACACCGGCACAAGTTCTCCTACGACACCTTTGTG
- the CTU2 gene encoding cytoplasmic tRNA 2-thiolation protein 2 isoform X1 has protein sequence MPFARPVSGTILFTSSVRRLGRIVPFSQERRWPCLQLDASASPRGAEAGDSQETAFCTRHHLCGRGGWLQLAPLCAVVWPWPAALCALPKERPISPLAEGAVCGQSPAEREETLLQMEAILRASGFPYHLARLEEVFDLPGSVLQRGPHRPAGPGASYKEAVESFIHQHRQAEGGAPERLAELSTRAMPGAETPGGRGARPLAAARTEQLLQLFGSVKTLTAKEELLQALRTHLILHTARAQGYSKVLMGDSCTRLAVKLLTNLSLGRGASLAMDTGFSDDRHGDVLVVRPMREYSAKEIAFYNRLFGVPTVLTPALDTRAPEKASIHRVIERFLYGLQAEFPSTVSTVYRTGEKLSAAPGDAGPAPGAAEPERCLLCLCTLDTNVEEGSALQAILVSEQLSGERPPAASPAGPGACAGAAEQRGCCTHATAPRADFLPLLCYGCRLTIKDTACLESLPPYVRSEAARRSRRAAMKQQIQEFLLEDDAVTPGES, from the exons ATGCCTTTTGCAA GGCCTGTTTCAGGGACTATTTTGTTCACAAGTTCCGTGCGACGCTTGGGAAGAATCGTGCCATTTTCCCAGGAGAGAAG GTGGCCCTGCCTCCAGCTCGATGCTTCGGCAAGTCCAAGAG GGGCTGAGGCGGGAGACAGCCAAGAAACTGCGTTTTGTACCAGGCATCATCTATGTGGACG AGGAGGGTGGCTGCAGCTTGCTCCATTGTGTGCAGTCGTCTGGCCCTGGCCAGCTGCCCTGTGCGCCCTCCCGAAAGAGAGGCCCATCTCCCCGCTTGCTG AGGGAGCCGTGTGCGGGCAGAGCCCAGCTGAGCGAGAGGAGACGCTGCTCCAGATGGAGGCCATCCTGCGCGCCTCGGGATTCCCGTATCACCTGGCCCGCCTGGAGGAG GTGTTCGACTTGCCCGGCTCCGTCCTGCAGCGTGGGCCCCACCGCCCTGCGGGCCCCGGGGCCAGCTACAAGGAGGCGGTGGAGAGCTTCATCCACCAGCACAGGCAGGCGGAGGGCGGAGCCCCGGAGCGGCTGGCGGAGCTCAGCACGCGGGCCATGCCCGGAGCAGAGACACCGGGCgggcggggagccaggccgcTGGCTGCAGCCCGGacggagcagctgctgcagctctttggcTCTGTGAAGACGCTGACGGCGAaggaggagctgctgcaggccCTGCG GACCCACCTGATCCTGCACACGGCCAGGGCCCAGGGCTACTCCAAGGTCCTGATGGGAGACAGCTGCACCCGCCTGGCTGTCAAGCTGCTGACCAacctctcgctgggacggggagCCTCCCTCGCCATGGACACA GGCTTCTCGGACGATCGCCATGGCGACGTGCTGGTGGTGCGGCCCATGCGGGAATACTCCGCCAAGGAAATCGCCTTCTACAACCGCCTCTTCGGCGTCCCCACCGTCCTCACGCCTGCCTTGGACACCAGG GCCCCGGAGAAGGCCAGCATCCACCGGGTGATCGAGCGCTTCCTCTACGGGCTGCAGGCTGAGTTCCCCTCCACTGTCAGCACCGTGTACCG GACGGGCGAGAAGCTGAGCGCCGCCCCTGGAGacgccggccctgcccccggcgcggCAGAGCCCGAGCGCTGCCTCCTGTGCTTGTGCACCCTGGACACCAACGTGG AGGAGGGCTCGGCTCTGCAAGCCATCCTGGTCTCGGAGCAGCTGTCCGGGGAGAGGCCGCCGGCTGCGTCGCCAGCCGGGCCAGGGGCCTGCGCGGGGGCAGCGGAGCAGAGAGGCTGCTGCACGCACGCGACCGCCCCACG GGCCgacttcctgcccctgctctgctacGGCTGCCGGCTGACCATCAAGGACACG GCCTGCCTGGAGAGCCTCCCGCCCTACGTCCGCTCGGAGGCAGCGCGCCGCAGCCGCAG GGCCGCCATGAAGCAGCAGATCCAGGAGTTCTTGCTGGAAGACGACGCTGTGACGCCGGGTGAGAGCTGA
- the CTU2 gene encoding cytoplasmic tRNA 2-thiolation protein 2 isoform X3 — MCQAQEEYGGCRQPPGRPRVTGAQKCMKCKEASPVLVIRVGDAFCKACFRDYFVHKFRATLGKNRAIFPGEKVLLALSGGPASSSMLRQVQEGLRRETAKKLRFVPGIIYVDEGAVCGQSPAEREETLLQMEAILRASGFPYHLARLEEVFDLPGSVLQRGPHRPAGPGASYKEAVESFIHQHRQAEGGAPERLAELSTRAMPGAETPGGRGARPLAAARTEQLLQLFGSVKTLTAKEELLQALRTHLILHTARAQGYSKVLMGDSCTRLAVKLLTNLSLGRGASLAMDTGFSDDRHGDVLVVRPMREYSAKEIAFYNRLFGVPTVLTPALDTRAPEKASIHRVIERFLYGLQAEFPSTVSTVYRTGEKLSAAPGDAGPAPGAAEPERCLLCLCTLDTNVEEGSALQAILVSEQLSGERPPAASPAGPGACAGAAEQRGCCTHATAPRADFLPLLCYGCRLTIKDTACLESLPPYVRSEAARRSRRAAMKQQIQEFLLEDDAVTPGES; from the exons ATGTGCCAGGCGCAGGAGGAGTACGGGGGCTGCCGGCAGCCGCCGGGGCGGCCCCGCGTCAC TGGGGCGCAGAAGTGCATGAAGTGCAAGGAGGCCTCCCCTGTGTTAGTCATTCGCGTTGGAGATGCCTTTTGCAA GGCCTGTTTCAGGGACTATTTTGTTCACAAGTTCCGTGCGACGCTTGGGAAGAATCGTGCCATTTTCCCAGGAGAGAAG GTCCTTCTTGCGTTATCAGGTGGCCCTGCCTCCAGCTCGATGCTTCGGCAAGTCCAAGAG GGGCTGAGGCGGGAGACAGCCAAGAAACTGCGTTTTGTACCAGGCATCATCTATGTGGACG AGGGAGCCGTGTGCGGGCAGAGCCCAGCTGAGCGAGAGGAGACGCTGCTCCAGATGGAGGCCATCCTGCGCGCCTCGGGATTCCCGTATCACCTGGCCCGCCTGGAGGAG GTGTTCGACTTGCCCGGCTCCGTCCTGCAGCGTGGGCCCCACCGCCCTGCGGGCCCCGGGGCCAGCTACAAGGAGGCGGTGGAGAGCTTCATCCACCAGCACAGGCAGGCGGAGGGCGGAGCCCCGGAGCGGCTGGCGGAGCTCAGCACGCGGGCCATGCCCGGAGCAGAGACACCGGGCgggcggggagccaggccgcTGGCTGCAGCCCGGacggagcagctgctgcagctctttggcTCTGTGAAGACGCTGACGGCGAaggaggagctgctgcaggccCTGCG GACCCACCTGATCCTGCACACGGCCAGGGCCCAGGGCTACTCCAAGGTCCTGATGGGAGACAGCTGCACCCGCCTGGCTGTCAAGCTGCTGACCAacctctcgctgggacggggagCCTCCCTCGCCATGGACACA GGCTTCTCGGACGATCGCCATGGCGACGTGCTGGTGGTGCGGCCCATGCGGGAATACTCCGCCAAGGAAATCGCCTTCTACAACCGCCTCTTCGGCGTCCCCACCGTCCTCACGCCTGCCTTGGACACCAGG GCCCCGGAGAAGGCCAGCATCCACCGGGTGATCGAGCGCTTCCTCTACGGGCTGCAGGCTGAGTTCCCCTCCACTGTCAGCACCGTGTACCG GACGGGCGAGAAGCTGAGCGCCGCCCCTGGAGacgccggccctgcccccggcgcggCAGAGCCCGAGCGCTGCCTCCTGTGCTTGTGCACCCTGGACACCAACGTGG AGGAGGGCTCGGCTCTGCAAGCCATCCTGGTCTCGGAGCAGCTGTCCGGGGAGAGGCCGCCGGCTGCGTCGCCAGCCGGGCCAGGGGCCTGCGCGGGGGCAGCGGAGCAGAGAGGCTGCTGCACGCACGCGACCGCCCCACG GGCCgacttcctgcccctgctctgctacGGCTGCCGGCTGACCATCAAGGACACG GCCTGCCTGGAGAGCCTCCCGCCCTACGTCCGCTCGGAGGCAGCGCGCCGCAGCCGCAG GGCCGCCATGAAGCAGCAGATCCAGGAGTTCTTGCTGGAAGACGACGCTGTGACGCCGGGTGAGAGCTGA
- the RNF166 gene encoding E3 ubiquitin-protein ligase RNF166 isoform X1, with the protein MRGAPPPAHTSIAMAAAMFRSLLVSAAQQRPPAPAGTPREQPPGGPGPDTLEAQFSCPICLEVYHRAVCVAGCGHTFCGECLQPCLQVPSPLCPLCRMPFDPKKVEKASNVEKQLSSYKAPCRGCSKKVTLAKMRSHVSSCAKVQEQMANCPKFVPVVPTSQPIPSNIPNRSTFVCPYCGARNLDQQELVKHCMENHRNDPNKVVCPVCSAMPWGDPSYKSANFLQHLLHRHKFSYDTFVTHISTETKHMLDWGSKTLQKAVAL; encoded by the exons ATgcgcggagcccccccccccgcacacacatccATTGCCATGGCGGCCGCGATGTTCCGGAGCCTGCTGGTCTCCGCGGCCCAGCAGCGGCCTCCGGCCCCGGCCGGGACCCCCCGCGAGCAGCCGCCCGGCGGGCCCGGCCCGGACACGCTGGAGGCGCAGTTCAGCTGCCCCATCTGCCTGGAGGTGTATCACCGGGCGGTGTGCGTCGCGGGCTGCGGCCACAC ATTTTGCGGGGAGTGTTTGCAGCCATGTCTCCAAGTGCCGTCTCCTCTGTGCCCGCTCTGCCGCATGCCCTTTGACCCCAAAAAGGTGGAGAAGGCTTCCAACGTGGAAAAGCAGTTGTCCTCCTACAAGGCTCCGTGCAGAGGATGCAGTAAGAAG GTGACCCTAGCGAAGATGAGATCCCATGTTTCCTCCTGCGCGAAGGTTCAAGAACAGATGGCCAACTGCCCAAAGTTTGTTCCGGTGGTCCCAACTTCGCAGCCAATTCCCAG CAATATTCCAAACCGTTCCACTTTTGTCTGCCCGTATTGTGGAGCCCGGAACCTGGACCAGCAGGAGCTGGTGAAGCACTGCATGGAAAACCACCGCAACGACCCCAACAAAGTG GTGTGCCCAGTCTGCTCGGCGATGCCCTGGGGGGACCCCAGCTACAAGAGCGCCAACTTCCTGCAGCATCTTCTACACCGGCACAAGTTCTCCTACGACACCTTTGTG
- the CTU2 gene encoding cytoplasmic tRNA 2-thiolation protein 2 isoform X2 gives MLRQVQEGLRRETAKKLRFVPGIIYVDEGAVCGQSPAEREETLLQMEAILRASGFPYHLARLEEVFDLPGSVLQRGPHRPAGPGASYKEAVESFIHQHRQAEGGAPERLAELSTRAMPGAETPGGRGARPLAAARTEQLLQLFGSVKTLTAKEELLQALRTHLILHTARAQGYSKVLMGDSCTRLAVKLLTNLSLGRGASLAMDTGFSDDRHGDVLVVRPMREYSAKEIAFYNRLFGVPTVLTPALDTRAPEKASIHRVIERFLYGLQAEFPSTVSTVYRTGEKLSAAPGDAGPAPGAAEPERCLLCLCTLDTNVEEGSALQAILVSEQLSGERPPAASPAGPGACAGAAEQRGCCTHATAPRADFLPLLCYGCRLTIKDTACLESLPPYVRSEAARRSRRAAMKQQIQEFLLEDDAVTPGES, from the exons ATGCTTCGGCAAGTCCAAGAG GGGCTGAGGCGGGAGACAGCCAAGAAACTGCGTTTTGTACCAGGCATCATCTATGTGGACG AGGGAGCCGTGTGCGGGCAGAGCCCAGCTGAGCGAGAGGAGACGCTGCTCCAGATGGAGGCCATCCTGCGCGCCTCGGGATTCCCGTATCACCTGGCCCGCCTGGAGGAG GTGTTCGACTTGCCCGGCTCCGTCCTGCAGCGTGGGCCCCACCGCCCTGCGGGCCCCGGGGCCAGCTACAAGGAGGCGGTGGAGAGCTTCATCCACCAGCACAGGCAGGCGGAGGGCGGAGCCCCGGAGCGGCTGGCGGAGCTCAGCACGCGGGCCATGCCCGGAGCAGAGACACCGGGCgggcggggagccaggccgcTGGCTGCAGCCCGGacggagcagctgctgcagctctttggcTCTGTGAAGACGCTGACGGCGAaggaggagctgctgcaggccCTGCG GACCCACCTGATCCTGCACACGGCCAGGGCCCAGGGCTACTCCAAGGTCCTGATGGGAGACAGCTGCACCCGCCTGGCTGTCAAGCTGCTGACCAacctctcgctgggacggggagCCTCCCTCGCCATGGACACA GGCTTCTCGGACGATCGCCATGGCGACGTGCTGGTGGTGCGGCCCATGCGGGAATACTCCGCCAAGGAAATCGCCTTCTACAACCGCCTCTTCGGCGTCCCCACCGTCCTCACGCCTGCCTTGGACACCAGG GCCCCGGAGAAGGCCAGCATCCACCGGGTGATCGAGCGCTTCCTCTACGGGCTGCAGGCTGAGTTCCCCTCCACTGTCAGCACCGTGTACCG GACGGGCGAGAAGCTGAGCGCCGCCCCTGGAGacgccggccctgcccccggcgcggCAGAGCCCGAGCGCTGCCTCCTGTGCTTGTGCACCCTGGACACCAACGTGG AGGAGGGCTCGGCTCTGCAAGCCATCCTGGTCTCGGAGCAGCTGTCCGGGGAGAGGCCGCCGGCTGCGTCGCCAGCCGGGCCAGGGGCCTGCGCGGGGGCAGCGGAGCAGAGAGGCTGCTGCACGCACGCGACCGCCCCACG GGCCgacttcctgcccctgctctgctacGGCTGCCGGCTGACCATCAAGGACACG GCCTGCCTGGAGAGCCTCCCGCCCTACGTCCGCTCGGAGGCAGCGCGCCGCAGCCGCAG GGCCGCCATGAAGCAGCAGATCCAGGAGTTCTTGCTGGAAGACGACGCTGTGACGCCGGGTGAGAGCTGA